A genomic segment from Campylobacter sp. MG1 encodes:
- a CDS encoding SAM-dependent methyltransferase — translation MYDVANSFFKAKNTYYSNAIVQIDMRKILLSEINQHYNNILELGSNRGEFSKMIASKIKFNNFYCVDINDFSNDYDKRFTFIKQDLNDFKINKFNNIKFDLITSNACFQWLDLKKIITNLNIISDKKSNLIFSTFGVNNLWQIKEHFGVGLKYLSISDIEQILKPHYQNIKIFEKDYELNFSSSIELFRHLKLSGVNAFSGVFLGKNDLKIFNDKYHNTLNYHAIFVSASNLF, via the coding sequence ATGTATGATGTAGCTAATTCGTTTTTTAAAGCAAAAAATACATATTATAGTAACGCTATTGTACAAATTGATATGAGAAAAATTTTATTAAGCGAGATTAATCAACATTACAATAACATATTAGAATTAGGTTCTAATAGAGGCGAATTTAGCAAAATGATAGCTAGTAAAATCAAATTCAATAATTTTTATTGTGTTGATATAAATGATTTTAGCAATGATTACGATAAAAGATTTACATTTATTAAACAAGATTTGAATGATTTTAAAATAAATAAATTTAATAATATCAAATTTGATTTAATTACTTCAAATGCGTGTTTTCAATGGCTTGATTTGAAAAAAATAATTACGAATTTAAATATCATCTCAGATAAAAAATCAAATTTAATTTTTAGCACTTTTGGAGTGAATAATCTTTGGCAGATTAAAGAGCATTTTGGTGTGGGGCTTAAGTATTTAAGCATTAGCGATATAGAGCAAATTTTAAAGCCACATTATCAAAATATAAAGATTTTTGAGAAAGATTATGAGCTTAATTTTAGCTCAAGTATTGAACTTTTTAGGCATTTAAAACTTAGTGGAGTAAATGCCTTTAGCGGGGTATTTTTAGGCAAAAATGATTTAAAAATCTTTAATGATAAATACCACAATACCTTAAACTACCACGCCATTTTTGTTAGCGCTAGTAATTTATTTTAG
- a CDS encoding pimeloyl-ACP methyl esterase BioG family protein produces MRYEFLYKNNSQNLILFFGGFGFLPKAYATLKSNNNVIIIYDYSKFNLDFLNECKNYQNIILLSYSMGAMVASKCDFSNFNIIQKIAINGTSYGIHKEFGINERIFKLSALNFNLDDFLKKAGANNLKDYFASENTLKNELLNILEISKMPIIWQNYDLAYSSNEDAIFPQKALINCFNNIIFMDKPHFCFNNFNSWEEICMM; encoded by the coding sequence CAAAATTTAATATTATTCTTTGGTGGATTTGGTTTTTTACCTAAGGCTTATGCAACATTAAAAAGTAATAATAATGTAATAATTATTTATGATTATTCTAAATTTAACCTTGATTTTTTAAATGAATGTAAAAATTATCAAAATATTATACTATTGTCTTATTCAATGGGTGCTATGGTAGCTTCTAAATGTGATTTTTCTAATTTTAATATTATACAAAAAATAGCAATAAACGGGACTAGTTATGGTATACATAAAGAATTTGGAATTAATGAAAGAATTTTTAAATTAAGTGCATTAAATTTTAACTTAGATGATTTTTTAAAAAAAGCTGGAGCAAATAATTTAAAAGATTATTTTGCAAGTGAAAATACATTAAAAAACGAGCTTTTAAATATTTTAGAAATTTCAAAAATGCCTATTATTTGGCAAAATTATGATTTAGCGTATTCATCAAACGAAGATGCAATTTTCCCACAAAAAGCATTAATTAATTGTTTTAATAATATTATTTTTATGGATAAACCACATTTTTGTTTTAATAATTTTAATTCATGGGAAGAAATATGTATGATGTAG